The following proteins are encoded in a genomic region of Neurospora crassa OR74A linkage group VI, whole genome shotgun sequence:
- the gh47-5 gene encoding mannosyl-oligosaccharide alpha-1,2-mannosidase, which translates to MQFPPSAVFLALCACCIGLSFTSVSLASADSLIPSVGTLIDSLFGEPRFIPKSAFGPPFDKGVIVYIRATKTTTFLTSIVIGIVINSILMYPKFNNVGPAAFLVSALTLTQVVTATPFSPPRQKNIGTSDDSAAAASSSQAASNQERRDAVKQAFQISWDGYYKYAFPHDSLRPVTNSYEDDRNGWGASAIDAFSTAIVMRNWPVINQILAYVPQIDFTRTSSEISLFETTIRYLGGLLSAYDLLTTPPLYADAKAAAPDVHLNSTSSQTATDAILAQAIRLADALSVAFDTPSGIPDNNLIFDPVTGPKRTGSQTNGIATIGTLVLEWTRLSDITGNSTYAQLAQRAEAFLLNPQPSAIAEPFPGLLGTNVNITSGLFVDSTGGWGGGTDSFYEYLIKMYLYDPDRFALYRDRWILAADSSIQYVASHPTTRPDLTFLGGWKGPRGNTTLRFSSGHLDCFDGGNFILGGLTLSNKKYLDFGLELVKSCAETYSATATGIGPELFSWQDNRTPLNATNNRGPPSAEQKAFYEKNGFWITNEQYVLRPEVIESMYYAWRATKDEKYREWAWAAFKAINATTRAGSGYSSVANVNKVGGGSKTDFQESFWFAEVLKYCWLIFQDEDDPWQVKADQTNEFVYNTECHPIRLAKGHEIQPSSSSSPSSDWGYGSADEKKNNEQQPRGRPGVWKHGDDGSWSDRREKRFAGPRYA; encoded by the exons ATGCAATTCCCACCTTCCGCCGTGTTTCTTGCTCTTTGTGCTTGCTGCA TCGGTCTATCCTTCACCTCGGTCTCTCTTGCCTCTGCAGA TTCGTTGATTCCTTCAGTCGGAACACTCATTGACTCGTTGTTTGGCGAGCCACGGTTCATCCCCAAGTCCGCGTTTGGACCACCGTTTGACAAAGGGGTCATTGTTTACATCCGagcaacaaaaacaacaacattcCTCACGAGCATCGTTATCggcatcgtcatcaacaGCATCCTCATGTATCCCAAGTTCAACAACGTTGGCCCAGCGGCCTTTTTGGTCAGCGCCTTGACCCTCACTCAGGTAGTCACTGCAACACCTTTCTCTCCGCCACGACAGAAAAACATTGGCACCAGCGACGActctgcagcagcagcatcatcatcccaaGCCGCCTCAAACCAAGAAAGACGAGATGCTGTCAAGCAAGCCTTTCAGATCTCCTGGGACGGCTACTACAAATATGCGTTTCCTCACGACTCATTGAGGCCCGTGACCAACTCTTACGAGGATGACCG AAACGGCTGGGGTGCCTCAGCAATCGACGCCTTCTCCACCGCCATCGTCATGCGCAACTGGCCCGTCATCAACCAAATCCTCGCCTACGTGCCCCAAATCGACTTCACCCGCACCTCGAGCGAAATCTCCCTCTTTGAAACCACCATCCGGTACCTAGGCGGCCTCCTCTCCGCCTACGACTTATTGACCACCCCGCCTCTGTACGCCGACGCCAAAGCCGCAGCCCCAGATGTCCATCTCAATTCTACTTCTTCCCAAACTGCCACCGACGCCATCCTGGCCCAAGCCATCCGCCTAGCCGACGCCCTGTCCGTGGCCTTCGACACCCCCTCGGGAATCCCCGATAACAACCTCATCTTTGACCCCGTGACAGGCCCAAAGAGGACAGGATCGCAGACGAACGGCATCGCGACCATTGGCACGCTGGTGCTCGAGTGGACGCGACTCTCGGACATCACAGGGAACAGCACCTACGCGCAGCTCGCGCAGCGGGCCGAGGCCTTTTTGCTCAATCCGCAACCTAGCGCAATCGCTGAGCCGTTCCCGGGCCTGCTGGGGACCAACGTCAATATCACCAGCGGCTTGTTCGTCGACAGCACCGGCGGGTGGGGCGGCGGGACCGATTCGTTTTACGAGTACTTGATCAAGATGTACCTGTATGACCCGGACCGGTTCGCGTTGTATCGGGATCGCTGGATCTTGGCGGCCGATTCGTCGATTCAGTACGTGGCTTCGCATCCTACTACCCGGCCGGACTTGACGTTCTTGGGCGGGTGGAAAGGACCGAGGGGGAACACCACGCTGCGGTTCTCGAGCGGACATCTGGATTGTTTTGATGGTGGTAATTTCATCCTTGGCGGATTGACGCTGTCGAATAAGAAGTATTTGGACTTTGGGCTGGAGCTGGTCAAGTCGTGCGCGGAAACGTACTCGGCTACAGCTACGGGGATTGGTCCCGAACTGTTTAGCTGGCAGGACAACCGCACGCCGCTGAATGCGACGAATAACCGCGGGCCTCCCTCGGCGGAACAAAAGGCGTTTTATGAGAAGAACGGGTTTTGGATTACTAACGAGCAGTATGTCCTGCGGCCGGAGGTGATTGAGAGTATGTACTATGCGTGGCGGGCGACGAAGGATGAAAAGTATAGGGAGTGGGCGTGGGCGGCGTTCAAGGCGATCAATGCGACGACGAGGGCGGGGAGCGGGTATAGTAGCGTGGCGAATGTGAATAAGGTGGGAGGGGGCAGCAAGACGGATTTCCAGGAGAGTTTTTGGTTTGCCGAGGTGTTGAAGTATTGTTGGTTGATTTTCCAGGAT GAGGATGACCCCTGGCAAGTCAAAGCCGACCAGACCAACGAGTTCGTCTACAACACCGAGTGTCATCCCATCAGGCTGGCAAAGGGGCATGAAATTCAGccgtcgtcttcatcctcgccgTCGTCGGATTGGGGTTATGGATCGGCCgatgaaaaaaagaacaacgAGCAGCAACCAAGGGGGCGCCCCGGTGTATGGAAACACGGCGATGATGGAAGCTGGAGCGacaggagggagaagaggtttGCTGGGCCTAGGTATGCGTAA
- the stk-49 gene encoding protein kinase, producing the protein MGNSQGKPVDLDGEVNLNHFRLLRVVGRGAFGKVRIVERKDTGLTFALKYIRKDEVVRSESVRNIIRERRMLEHVNHPFICNLRYSFQDIEYMYLVVDLMSGGDLRFHISRKTFTEAAVRFWIAELGCALRYIHGQNIIHRDVKPDNVLLDADGHVHLTDFNVASDIVPGRTLTSKSGTLAYLAPEVYAGKGYDVRADWWSLGVLFYECIYNKRPFEGNSEQSLSQTIQAANPRFPVTQPPVQLSCMYAIKDALEFNPDKRLGHTWESFIYHEFFSGIDFDALERKQVEPVFVPSSEKTNFDATYDLEELLLEEAPLEARARRQKPREKLKDDATEKEIREEELYRMIETDFRPFDYTLAAYKKITEGQAETPDGQPTPVTDENARPAQALTTDEATQMTSHAPSHAHSHSQAVQTHHPNGSHSSFQHANVPNGQVAHNPNIPERSNSMPKNSERNVPERSNSMPKNSDRNVPERSNSIPKNPERSNSIQSAHSHSHGYNAYDSQRAAVGPRPTSSHRPGRSGGVPASRPPPLPPYPQSYTTPVRQGRGNGSSSLMVGSPTGGVQVTLDGGGSWSDLARQDATLPTDAAAALGGGAGGKDSGGGGIFGLFRGKKGRGSSPKPKERGVLGKEGARVVVG; encoded by the exons ATGGGAAACAGCCAGGGAAAGCCCGTCGATCTTGACGGCGAAG TGAACCTGAACCACTTCCGTCTCCTGCGAGTAGTCGGTCGAGGTGCCTTTGGCAAGGTGCGCATTGTCGAGCGAAAAGATACCGGTCTGACATTCGCCCTAAAATACATTAGAAAAGATGAAG TTGTACGGTCTGAGAGTGTCAGAAATATCATTCGAGAACGGCGAATGCTCGAACATGTCAACCACCCCTTTATCTGCAACTTGCGATACAGCTTTCAGGATATCGAGTACAT GTACTTGGTTGTTGACCTCATGAGCGGCGGTGATTTACGTTTCCACATCTCGAGAAAGACCTTTACCGAAGCCGCGGTAAGGTTTTGGATTGCAGAGCTCGGCTGTGCCTTGCGCTACATCCACGGGCAAAACATCATCCACAGAGACGTCAAGCCCGACAACGTGCTTCTCGATGCTGATGGCCATGTCCATTTGACTGACTTT AATGTTGCTTCGGACATTGTGCCAGGAAGGACATTAACGAGCAAGTCCGGTACCTTGGCATACCTTGCCCCAGAAGTCTATGCTGGCAAAGGCTACGATGTCCGTGCTGATTGGTGGTCGTTGGGTGTTTTGTTCTATGAGTGCATATATAACAAG AGGCCATTCGAGGGCAACTCCGAACAGTCACTCAGCCAGACTATCCAAGCCGCCAACCCCAGATTCCCCGTAACACAGCCTCCAGTCCAGTTGAGCTGTATGTACGCCATAAAGGACGCTTTGGAGTTCAACCCCGATAAGCGTCTGGGTCACACCTGGGAGAGCTTCATTTACCACGAGTTCTTCTCTGGTATCGACTTTGACGCCCTAGAGAGGAAGCAAGTAGAGCCCGTGTTCGTCCCGTCATCAGAGAAGACAAACTTTGATGCCACATACGATTTGGAGGAACTTCTACTGGAAGAAGCACCACTAGAAGCTCGTGCAAGAAGGCAGAAGCCGCGCGAGAAGCTAAAGGATGACGCCACAGAGAAGGAGATCCGTGAAGAAGAACTCTACCGGATGATTGAGACCGACTTCCGTCCCTTCGATTACACATTGGCTGCCTACAAGAA AATTACCGAAGGACAAGCCGAGACACCCGACGGCCAGCCTACCCCCGTGACAGACGAAAACGCCCGCCCGGCACAAGCCCTTACAACAGACGAAGCGACACAGATGACCTCGCACGCGCCGTCGCACGCGCATTCGCACTCACAAGCGGTGCAAACCCACCACCCCAACGGCAGCCACTCCTCCTTCCAACACGCCAACGTGCCCAACGGGCAAGTGGCTCACAACCCAAACATACCCGAGCGAAGCAACTCGATGCCCAAAAACTCTGAACGAAACGTTCCTGAGAGAAGTAACTCGATGCCAAAGAATTCCGACCGAAACGTCCCCGAACGAAGCAACTCGATTCCCAAGAATCCCGAACGAAGCAACTCGATTCAAAGCGCCCACTCCCATTCCCATGGCTACAACGCCTACGACTCGCAACGGGCCGCCGTTGGTCCCCGACCTACCAGTTCGCACCGCCCAGGCCGCAGCGGCGGCGTCCCGGCTAGCCGCCCTCCACCATTACCTCCTTACCCGCAGTCCTACACCACCCCGGTTCGTCAGGGCCGGGGCAACggatcgtcgtcgttgatgGTGGGGAGTCCGACGGGGGGTGTGCAGGTAACACTGGATGGAGGGGGTAGCTGGAGCGATTTGGCCAGGCAAGATGCCACGCTGCCGACGGATGCGGCGGCTGCACTCGGTGGGGGCGCTGGTGGGAAAGAcagtggaggtggaggcatTTTTGGATTGTTCagaggaaagaaggggagggggagcaGTCCCAAACCGAAAGAGAGGGGAGTGCTGGGTAAGGAAGGGGCtagggttgttgttggttaa
- a CDS encoding DnaJ domain-containing protein — MPRPSKKAAKPPSDSGEDDHDEHDLSDVEEPPTIDPYEVLGLERDATADQIKTAYRKAALKNHPDKVPAEQKDSATAKFQQIALAYAILSSPTRRQLYDTTGSTSETLASDDGFNWAEYYKSCFADSISPDTIEAFAKSYKNSDEERADVLAAYTDFEGDMDGVYETVMLSDVLEDDERFRTWIDEAIEKKEVDAYPSYTKETKKKRAARVKAAKGEAKEAEELAKELGVYDKLMGSKDGDAKTATKGKAGAKGSKGKKHDGEGALAALILARQQSRGDMFDKLAEKYGAKPKGKGSKRKAEEPPEIDEEEFQRIQAGLGKGSSSSGGTKKAKKRKA; from the exons ATGCCACGTCCCAGCAAAAAAGCAGCGAAACCGCCTTCGGACTCTGGCGAAGATGACCACGACGAACATGACCTCTCCGACGTCGAAGAACCCCCCACCATCGACCCTTATGAGGTCCTTGGTCTCGAGCGCGATGCGACAGCCGACCAGATCAAGACTGCATATCGGAAGGCTGCGTTGAAGAACCATCCCG ACAAAGTTCCAGCCGAACAAAAGGACTCCGCCACGGCCAAATTCCAACAAATCGCCCTCGCCTacgccatcctctcctctcccaccCGCCGCCAACTCTACGACACCACAGGCTCCACCTCCGAAACCCTCGCTTCCGATGACGGTTTTAATTGGGCCGAATACTACAAGTCCTGCTTCGCCGATTCTATCTCTCCCGACACCATCGAAGCCTTTGCCAAGTCTTACAAAAACTCCGACGAGGAACGAGCAGACGTTCTGGCCGCTTACACCGACTTTGAGGGCGACATGGACGGGGTATACGAGACCGTGATGCTCTCTGACGTTTTGGAAGATGATGAACGATTCAGGACTTGGATTGACGAAGCGatagagaagaaggaggtggatgCTTATCCAAGTTATACCAAggaaacgaagaagaagcgggcGGCGCGTGTAAAGGCTGCGAAGGGGGAGGCCAAAGAGGCGGAGGAACTTGCTAAGGAGTTGGGAGTTTATGATAAGCTTATGGGTTCCAAAGATGGAGATGCGAAGACGGCGACAAAGGGAAAGGCGGGTGCAAAGGGAAGCAAAGGCAAGAAGCACGATGGCGAAGGTGCCCTGGCTGCGTTGATCTTGGCGAGACAACAGAGTAGGGGGGATATGTTTGATAAACTCGCTGAGAAGTATGGAGCTAAgccgaaggggaagggaagcaagaggaaggcggaggagccACCGGAgattgatgaggaggagtttCAGAGGATACAAGCTGGGTTGGGCAAGGGCAGTTCGTCAAGTGGCGGAACGAAGAAGgcgaaaaagagaaaggcgTAA
- a CDS encoding DRAP deaminase: MASSIQPGDHKAFMRLALSLAQKSPPKPTNYRVGAVVVDVPSNTILATGYTLELEGNTHAEQCCFMKLAQQHGVPEQKLAEVLPKDLALYTTVEPCSKRLSGNLPCVERVLRLAGCIKTVYVGILEPEKFVQENTGRKSLRDAGIEVVHVEGMEKEILEVATAGHVKE, from the coding sequence ATGGCGTCCTCAATCCAGCCAGGAGACCACAAGGCATTCATGCGCCTGGCCCTCTCCTTGGCCCAAAAGTCGCCTCCAAAACCTACCAACTACCGGGTGGGAGCCGTTGTCGTGGATGTCCCCTCCAACACCATTCTGGCGACCGGGTACACCTTGGAACTGGAGGGCAACACTCATGCCGAGCAATGCTGCTTCATGAAACTGGCTCAGCAGCATGGTGTCCCCGAGCAGAAGCTGGCTGAGGTCCTTCCGAAGGACCTGGCACTTTACACTACCGTTGAGCCCTGCTCCAAGCGCTTGAGCGGGAACTTGCCATGTGTGGAGAGAGTGCTGAGGCTGGCTGGATGTATCAAGACGGTCTATGTTGGGATCCTGGAACCTGAAAAGTTTGTTCAGGAGAACACGGGGAGGAAGTCTCTGAGGGATGCCGGCATCGAGGTGGTACATGTCGAGGGAATGGAGAAGGAGATTCTGGAGGTAGCCACTGCTGGGCACGTTAAGGAGTGA
- the mus-44 gene encoding mating-type switching protein swi10, producing MDDDFDDAELLQALAASEAAAAARQQQQPQRPPAPPPPPGRGIVQPTPQRLDKPPLSNSSSSSTGPRIVQPTPQALPGARSSSGSSILVSPRQKGNPVLASIKSTAWEYSDIPADYVLGTTTCALFLSLKYHRLHPEYIYTRIRLLQQNRYNLRILLTLVDIPNHEEPLRELSKTSLVNNVTVILCWSAQEAARYLELYKSYEHASASAIRGQQKTTYAEQMVEFVTVPRSVNKTDAIALVSTFGSLRNAINVATEANGEERLGNVQGWGEKKVKSWRRAVEGSFRVRKTAAQGRNKAATGSGSGSGGTQSRTMQTQTQTQTRTRQKETGSLQDRRAGDTGHGHGPREDEYDEMEAVMAAAAEEAGSTVAAGSSSTKNDTQASRRQEEELGGGVAAALAKLRQGG from the coding sequence ATGGACGACGACTTTGACGATGCCGAGCTCCTCCAAGCTCTCGCCGCCtccgaagcagcagcagcagccagacaacaacaacaaccccaacgcccaccagcaccaccaccaccaccaggtcGCGGCATCGTCCAACCCACTCCCCAACGCCTTGACAAACCACCactctccaactcctcctcctcttccactgGCCCGCGAATAGTCCAACCCACCCCACAAGCCCTCCCCGGCgcccgctcctcctcgggctcCTCCATCCTCGTCTCCCCGCGCCAAAAAGGCAACCCCGTGCTCGCCTCCATCAAGTCCACCGCGTGGGAATACTCCGACATCCCCGCCGACTACGTCctcggcaccaccacctgcgCCCTTTTCCTGTCTCTCAAGTACCACCGTCTGCACCCAGAATACATCTACACGCGCATCCGCCTGCTGCAGCAAAACCGGTACAACCTGCGCATCCTGCTCACGCTCGTCGACATCCCCAACCACGAGGAGCCCCTGCGCGAGCTGTCCAAGACGTCGCTTGTCAACAACGTGACGGTCATCTTGTGCTGGTCGGCGCAGGAGGCGGCGCGCTACTTGGAGCTGTACAAGTCGTACGAGCACGCGAGCGCGAGCGCGATCCGAGGCCAGCAGAAGACGACGTACGCGGAGCAAATGGTGGAGTTTGTGACGGTGCCGAGGAGCGTGAACAAGACGGATGCGATTGCGCTGGTGAGCACGTTTGGGAGCTTGCGGAATGCGATCAATGTGGCGACGGAGGCGAATGGGGAGGAGCGGTTGGGGAACGTGCAGGGgtggggagagaagaaggtgaAGAGTTGGAGGAGAGCGGTGGAGGGGAGTTTTAGGGTGAGGAAGACGGCGGCGCAGGGACGGAACAAGGCTGCGACGGGTTCCGGTTCCGGGTCAGGAGGGACGCAGTCACGGACGATGcagacacagacacagacacagaCACGGACACGGCAGAAGGAAACTGGATCATTACAGGACAGGAGGGCTGGCGATACCGGGCACGGGCACGGTCCGAGGGAGGATGAGTACGATGAGATGGAGGCTGTtatggctgctgctgctgaggaggcGGGGTCGACGGTGGCTGCGGGCTCGAGTTCTACCAAAAACGACACTCAAGCTTCTCGGAGACAAGAGGAGGAACTGGGCGGtggggttgctgctgcgTTGGCCAAATTGAGgcaaggaggttga
- a CDS encoding L-galactonate dehydratase yields MSDQEITITGWTTRDVRFPTSLDKTGSDAMNAAGDYSAAYCILQTDSKYTGHGMTFTIGRGNDIVCSAINHVADRIRGRTLSSLVANWGQTWRHLVNDSQLRWIGPEKGVIHLALGAVVNALWDLWAKVLGKPVWRIVSEMAPEEFVRCIDFRYITDAITPQEAVEMLKETEKTKTERIKDAEANRAVPAYTTSAGWLGYGEDKMRGLLRETMEKGYKHFKLKVGGSVEQDKRRLGIAREVIGYDKGNVLMVDANQVWSVPEAIEYMKELKEFKPWFIEEPTSPDDILGHKAIREALKEYGIGVATGEMCQNRVVFKQLLMSGAIDVCQIDACRMGGVNEVLAVLLIAKKYGVPIVPHSGGVGLPEYTQHLSTIDYVVVSGKKSVLEYVDHLHEHFLYPSVIKDGYYQTPTEPGYSVEMKADSMDRFEYPGGEKSWWRTEEAKPILEGPKF; encoded by the exons ATGTCCGACCAAGAAATCACAATAACGGGCTGGACCACCCGCGATGTCCGCTTCCCCACCTCTCTCGACAAGACGGGTTCCGACGCCATGAACGCCGCCGGGGACTACTCGGCCGCCTACTGCATCCTCCAGACTGATTCCAAGTATACCGGACATGGCATG ACCTTCACCATCGGCCGCGGCAACGACATCGTCTGCTCCGCCATCAACCACGTCGCCGACCGCATCCGCGGCCGcaccctctcctctctcgtCGCCAACTGGGGCCAAACCTGGCGCCACCTCGTCAACGACTCGCAACTGCGCTGGATCGGCCCAGAAAAGGGCGTGATCCACCTCGCCTTGGGCGCCGTCGTCAACGCCCTCTGGGACCTATGGGCCAAAGTGCTGGGCAAACCCGTGTGGCGGATCGTCTCGGAGATGGCGCCCGAAGAGTTTGTACGGTGTATTGATTTCCGGTACATCACGGACGCCATCACCCCCCAGGAGGCAGTGGAGATGTTGAAGGAGACTGAAAAGACCAAGACCGAAAGGATCAAAGACGCGGAGGCGAATAGGGCTGTGCCGGCTTATACGACGAGTGCGGGGTGGTTGGGGTACGGGGAGGATAAGATGAGGGGACTGTTGAGGGAGACGATGGAGAAGGGGTACAAGCATTTCAAGCTCAAGGTGGGCGGCAGTGTTGAGCAGGATAAGAGACGGCTGGGGATCGCGAGGGAGGTGATTGGCTATGATAAGGGGAATGTCCTGATGGTGGATGCGAACCAGGTCTGGAGCGTGCCGGAGGCGATCGAGTACATGAAGGAGCTGAAGGAGTTTAAGCCGTGGTTCATTGAGGAGCCGACGAGCCCGGATGATATTCTGGGTCACAAGGCGATCAGGGAGGCGCTAAAGGAGTATGGGATTGGGGTGGCTACGGGCGAGATGTGTCAGAACAGGGTGGTGTTCAAGCAGCTGTTGATGAGTGGGGCGATTGATGTGTGCCAGATTGATGCGTGCCGGATGGGAGGCGTCAATGAGGTGTTGGCGGTGTTGCTGATTGCGAAGAAGTACGGGGTGCCGATCGTGCCGCATTCGGGCGGTGTTGGGTTGCCTGAGTATACGCAGCACTTGAGCACGATCGACTATGTGGTGGTGAGCGGGAAGAAGTCGGTGTTGGAGTATGTGGATCATCTTCATGAGCACTTTTTGTATCCGTCTGTCATCAAGGATGGGTACTATCAGACTCCCACCGAGCCTGGGTATTCCGTCGAGATGAAGGCGGACAGCATGGATCGGTTCGAGTATCCTGGTGGTGAGAAGAGCTGGTGGAGAACGGAAGAGGCCAAACCCATCCTTGAGGGGCCGAAGTTCTAG